GTCCATGTCGACGGCAAGGTCTCGCCCAAGGACGACATCGAGACGATCAACACGGAGCTGATCCTCGCGGACCTCCAGACGATCGAGAAGGTCCTGCCGCGTCTCCAGAAGGAGTCGCGGATCAAGAAGGAGGTCGCGGCGAAGGTCGCGGCGGTCGAGGCGGCGAAGGAGATCCTGGAGAAGGGCGACACCCTCTTCTCCGCGGGCATCGTCCAGGGCTCCGGGCGCGAGGAGCTCCTGCACGACCTGCACCTGCTCACCACCAAGCCCTTCCTGTACGTCTTCAACGTCGACGAGGACGAGCTGGTCGACGAGGACTTCAAGGCCGAGCAGAGCGCGCTGGTCGCCCCCGCCGAGGCGATCTTCCTCAACGCCAAGCTGGAGCAGGACCTCGCCGAGCTGGACGAGGAGGACGCGATGGAGCTGCTGGAGTCGGTCGGCGCCGAGGAGCCCGGCCTCGCCACCCTCGCCCGCGTCGGCTTCAACACCCTCGGCCTCCAGACGTACCTCACGGCCGGCCCCAAGGAGTCCCGCGCCTGGACCATCAAGAAGGGCGCCACCGCACCCGAGGCCGCCGGTGTCATCCACACCGACTTCCAGAAGGGCTTCATCAAGGCGGAGGTCATCTCCTTCGCCGACCTGGTGGAGACCGGCTCGGTCGCCGAGGCCCGAGCCAAGGGCAAGGCCCGTATGGAAGGCAAGGACTACGTCATGCAGGACGGCGACGTGGTGGAGTTCCGCTTCAACGTCTAATACGTTCGGCGAAAGGCCGTCTGACCTGCGACGGAGCGGGTTGGGCGGCCTTTGCGGTCCGCGCAGAGTCCGCAGCGCGCTGACTTCGGTCAGTGCGCGGGGGAGCGGCTACGCCGCTTCGTCGACCTGTGGCTGGGCATTGGCGGACTGGTCCGCGTACGCCTTGTCGACGGCGGCCCGGGTCCGCTCCTCGGAGTCGGGCCACAGGTGGGTGTAGATGTTCAGCGTCATGGCCGCGTTGGTGTGGCCGAGGCGCTCGGAGACGTCTTCACGGACTCGCCGTGCTTGATCAGCAGGCTGGCGTAGTGGTGCCGGAGGGCGTGGGGTCCGGTGCCCTTCGCTATGCTGGCCTTCGCGTAGGCGGGCCGCCAGGAGGCGTCCATGAAGTGCGTGTAGACCACGGGTCCGCCTTGCGGCGCCGTGAAGATCCAGCCTTCGGGCCCATCGGCGGGGAAGTCCCGCAGGTGGGCCTTCATCGCATCCACCGCCATGCGAGGGAGCGGGACCGTGCGGTGCGAGCGAGCGGTCTTGGGCGGGCAGACGTACACGCCGTGCTTGGCGGTCTGCTGGATCTGCTACTCGACCGAGACAGTCGCGTGCAGCAGGTCCACGTGCCGGAGCTGGAGACCGAAGAGCTCGCCGGGGCGGAGCCCGGTGGCCGCGCCGAGCAGCACGAGGCACTTTGCGGGTATCTCCTCGGACAGCGTCCGCACCTGCTCGACGGCCAAAGGCACGATCTTCTTCCGGGGCACCGAGGGCAGTTTCGCCTCGGCGCACGGGTTGTGGGGGATCATCCGGTCACGGACGGCCGCCCGGAAGACGGCGTTGACCGTGTTGAAGACCGTCCGTGAGGTGCTGGCGGCCAGCCCGTGCGTGGTAGTCAGGCTGGTGACCCAGCTCTGTACATCGCCGGGCTTGATGGCGCCGAGTGCCCGCTTCTCCCAGGCCGGGTAGACGTAGCAGCGCAGGTGCTGGGCCACCGCCTTGGCCGTGGAAGGTCGGTGCGGCTGGATGGCCCGCCATTCCTCCGCGTACTCCTTGAAGGGCCTTTTCGCCGATCGCGGGTCGATGTACTGACCGGTGACCAGGCTGGTCGTAACCTCGTCGATCCACCGTTGGGCGTCGATCTTGCGGTCGAAGTGGCGGGCGTGCTCCTTGCCGTCGAGGTCGCGGTAGCGGGCTCGCCATTTGCCGTTGGGGCGCTTCTGGATGTTGGCCAAGTGGCTTCTCCTTCGTGTCGGTTGTCAGTAGTGGCCACCGTCCTCGATGTCGCTGCTGAGCGTGCGAGCGTCCCGCTCGTCGCCCGAAGATGCCCGTCGAGGACCGCGCCGCCGATACGTGGGAGCCGCTGGTCATCGTCGCCGACCTCGCCGGTGGGAAGTGGCCCGCGCGGGCACGTGCCGCCTGTCTGACGATGACGCGCAGCGAGGTGGTCCAGGATGAGCAGACGACGCTGAAGACGCGGTTGCTGCGTGACATCCGCCGCGT
The sequence above is a segment of the Streptomyces asoensis genome. Coding sequences within it:
- a CDS encoding phage integrase central domain-containing protein, which produces MANIQKRPNGKWRARYRDLDGKEHARHFDRKIDAQRWIDEVTTSLVTGQYIDPRSAKRPFKEYAEEWRAIQPHRPSTAKAVAQHLRCYVYPAWEKRALGAIKPGDVQSWVTSLTTTHGLAASTSRTVFNTVNAVFRAAVRDRMIPHNPCAEAKLPSVPRKKIVPLAVEQVRTLSEEIPAKCLVLLGAATGLRPGELFGLQLRHVDLLHATVSVE
- a CDS encoding tyrosine-type recombinase/integrase gives rise to the protein MYVCPPKTARSHRTVPLPRMAVDAMKAHLRDFPADGPEGWIFTAPQGGPVVYTHFMDASWRPAYAKASIAKGTGPHALRHHYASLLIKHGESVKTSPSASATPTRP
- the ychF gene encoding redox-regulated ATPase YchF codes for the protein MSLTIGIVGLPNVGKSTLFNALTKNDVLAANYPFATIEPNVGVVGVPDARLTKLAEIFSSQRILPATVDFVDIAGIVKGASEGEGLGNKFLANIRESDAICQVIRAFKDENVVHVDGKVSPKDDIETINTELILADLQTIEKVLPRLQKESRIKKEVAAKVAAVEAAKEILEKGDTLFSAGIVQGSGREELLHDLHLLTTKPFLYVFNVDEDELVDEDFKAEQSALVAPAEAIFLNAKLEQDLAELDEEDAMELLESVGAEEPGLATLARVGFNTLGLQTYLTAGPKESRAWTIKKGATAPEAAGVIHTDFQKGFIKAEVISFADLVETGSVAEARAKGKARMEGKDYVMQDGDVVEFRFNV